One Argiope bruennichi chromosome 5, qqArgBrue1.1, whole genome shotgun sequence DNA segment encodes these proteins:
- the LOC129968413 gene encoding uncharacterized protein LOC129968413 has protein sequence MGKSKRPPFSGQHNASTSIQNFPTFFLIQRKSENKESFHGVSPFLVEKAISGSIGEVKSTKKLRSGDLLVEVNSPKQAKQIVNLKTFSTIPVLVSPHPSLNSSKGVISCGELFNVPIEEITQKLKSQGVTHVRRITIRRDGQLLNTKHLVLTFNSSTIPEYIKAGYLRLSVRAYVPNPLRCFQCQRFGHSKSSCRGTMTCARCAEVNHDSTNCTG, from the coding sequence ATGGGCAAATCCAAGCGtcctcccttcagtgggcaacacaATGCTTCAACTTCTATACAAAATTTTCCAACGTTCTTTCTAATTCAAAGAAAATCGGAAAACAAAGAATCGTTTCATGGTGTGTCACCTTTTTTGGTGGAAAAAGCAATATCTGGAAGTATTGGCGAGGTAAAATCTACAAAGAAACTTCGATCTGGTGACCTGCTGGTCGAAGTTAATTCTCCCAAACAAGCAAAACAAATTGTaaatctgaaaactttttcaacGATTCCCGTCTTAGTTAGTCCCCATCCatcattaaattcatcaaaaggtGTTATATCTTGTGGTGAATTATTCAATGTCCCAATAGAGGAAATTACTCAAAAGCTAAAAAGTCAGGGAGTGACCCATGTGCGACGTATAACAATACGAAGAGATGGCCAGCTCCTGAATACTAAGCATCTGGTATTAACTTTCAATTCCTCTACTATACCAGAATATATTAAGGCTGGATATTTGCGCTTATCTGTTAGAGCATATGTGCCAAATCCTTTAAGGTGCTTCCAATGCCAGCGTTTCGGGCATTCAAAATCATCTTGCCGCGGAACAATGacatgcgcccgctgtgcagaagTCAATCACGACAGCACTAACTGCACTGGTTAG